A region of the Blattabacterium cuenoti genome:
TTTATTTAAATCTAAATGGATGATCCTTGGTGGAATAAAATTAAACCTTTTATTCAGTGTAATTCTATTTTTTTTGTCAAAAATTGTAGATATTCCAAAATATTTTTCATATATAGATGATACTTCTCTATCTCCTTGTAAACTTTCATTTTTATAGGAGCTCAAAGTAATATGACTTTTTTTCGCGATGGTCACCATAGAGTAATAGTAAGAAGCAGAACTCCAGTCGGATTCTATAGAAAAATATTTTTTTCCTGTTTCTTTTCCTGGATAAATATGAATAATTTTATCTTTCCAAAAAGCTTTTATTCCTGCTAAAATTAACAAATCAAAGGTCATTTTTATATATGGAATAGATGTGATTTTTTCTTTTAAATATATTTTAAGCCCCATTTGAAATGTACTAGCTATTAACATCAAAGAACTAATATATTGGCTACTAATTTTCGCATTAATATCTATTTCTCCTCCAAAAATTTTCTTTCCAAAAATTTTTATTGGTGGATACCCTACTTTTTCCAAATAGATAATTTCCGATCCTAATTTTTTCAAAGCTTCTACAAGTACGGAAATAGGCCTTTCTTTCATTCTATTGGATCCGGTCAATATAACTTCTTTTCCTTCCTGTACAGATAAATAGGAAGTTAAAAAACGCATGGCAGTTCCAGCATGGTGAATATCCATAATGTTAGAAGCACTATTTAAATTTTTTTTTAAAATTTGAGTATCTTCACTATTGGAAAGATTTTCAATCTGAATATCATCCGTATAAATGGCCTTTAAAATTAAAAGACGATTAGATACACTTTTCGATCCCGTTATTGAGACAGAACCATATAGAGAGTTCTGTTTTTTATGAATATTAATGTAAGAAGACATATTATTTTAGTTTTTCATTATTCTGGTGTCTTTCATGATCTCTTATTTTCTTTTTTTTTAATTTATTGTTAAAAGATTTTTCCAAGTCAATTCCAGTTTGATTAGCTAGACAAAATAAAACAAACAATACATCTGCTAATTCTTCTCCAAGATCCTCTTTTTTTGAATATTTCTTGTAGGATTGTTCTCCATAATTTCTAGCAATAATTCTAGAAACTTCCCCCACCTCTTCGGATAAAAGAATAGTGTTAGTTAATACGTCAAAATAACGTATGCCATGATTTTTTATCCAATTATGAACTAATTTTTGCAGATTTTTTATTTCCAAATTATTTCTTTTCTTGATTACTTTTTTTTTTCAGTAAAATTTTAACATGATCTATGATAGAATCACGATCTATTTTATATTTCTTTAATAACTCTATTGGTTTTCCACTCTCTCCAAAAGTGTCATTCACTGCAACTATATTTTGAGGGATAGAAAGCCTTTTAGTAGTCAAAATTCTAGCAATACTCTCTCCTAGCCCTCCCCAATAATTATGTTCTTCTGCAGTCACAATACATTTTGTTTTATCTACAGAATTTAAAATGGTTTTTTCATCTAATGGTTTTATAGTGTGAACATTAATTACTTCACAAGAAATTCTTTTTTTTTCATGTAAAATTCTAGCCGCTTCCAAGGATTCCCATACTAGATGACCTGTACTAACAATAGTCACATCTTTTCCTTCCGTTAAAAGAAGGGCTTTTCCTATTTGAAATATTTGATTTTCATTTGTGAAATTTGGCACAGAAGGTCTACCAAAACGGAGATATACCGGTCCTAAATAATT
Encoded here:
- a CDS encoding MazG nucleotide pyrophosphohydrolase domain-containing protein, whose protein sequence is MEIKNLQKLVHNWIKNHGIRYFDVLTNTILLSEEVGEVSRIIARNYGEQSYKKYSKKEDLGEELADVLFVLFCLANQTGIDLEKSFNNKLKKKKIRDHERHQNNEKLK
- a CDS encoding transketolase family protein, translating into MKIYENKGLKETRAGFGDALTFLGRTNTKIVALCADLTSSLFMDQFSKEFPERFFQIGIAEANMINIAAGLSIGNYIPFAGTFANFATSRVYDQIRQSIAYSYKNVKICASHSGLTLGEDGATHQSLEDIGMMKMLPGMTVINTCDYNQTYAATLAIANYLGPVYLRFGRPSVPNFTNENQIFQIGKALLLTEGKDVTIVSTGHLVWESLEAARILHEKKRISCEVINVHTIKPLDEKTILNSVDKTKCIVTAEEHNYWGGLGESIARILTTKRLSIPQNIVAVNDTFGESGKPIELLKKYKIDRDSIIDHVKILLKKKSNQEKK
- a CDS encoding 3-phosphoshikimate 1-carboxyvinyltransferase, which translates into the protein MSSYINIHKKQNSLYGSVSITGSKSVSNRLLILKAIYTDDIQIENLSNSEDTQILKKNLNSASNIMDIHHAGTAMRFLTSYLSVQEGKEVILTGSNRMKERPISVLVEALKKLGSEIIYLEKVGYPPIKIFGKKIFGGEIDINAKISSQYISSLMLIASTFQMGLKIYLKEKITSIPYIKMTFDLLILAGIKAFWKDKIIHIYPGKETGKKYFSIESDWSSASYYYSMVTIAKKSHITLSSYKNESLQGDREVSSIYEKYFGISTIFDKKNRITLNKRFNFIPPRIIHLDLNKTPDLVQTIVVTCSALGIKCHLKGLETLKIKETDRLRALKNELFKFGIKIKITNSCLEITDFFQKKINSKIIKTYQDHRMAMSFSPFGLLYPIQIEDPNVVEKSYPDFWKDLKYLGFSIDYYEE